A single Dermacentor variabilis isolate Ectoservices chromosome 9, ASM5094787v1, whole genome shotgun sequence DNA region contains:
- the LOC142558489 gene encoding putative G-protein coupled receptor Mth-like 2 produces the protein MSYLESKKDTYRGVGGLAALFKPVTSTPTCRAFYDGRCYIPRSADLREEQLNSGSSENRTSETQLAEATSELWSLKDFGLENYVTLVCLSFSMFCLALKIFVYCAFRESRGFTSKCTLCLSLTLLVTHAVFVATNFVDLSAAACVASAVLVHYGILSTLCWTCTLSFDVYRCLTVLKVSSDRDSTLVAYGIFSWGTPLAIVSAAMAVDGAASGSLLSPSYGSPTCWIGTFWGLVLYFLAPAFVLLLCCLIFYFMTASYIGTASLALSAAEDTRTTRERTHATLFLRLALIMGSPWPVAFLATFVQSKALDTVVNALVGLQGVYLFLIFQDYRHFWRR, from the coding sequence ATGTCGTATTTGGAAAGTAAGAAGGATACCTATAGAGGGGTTGGTGGCTTGGCGGCCCTATTTAAGCCCGTGACTAGCACGCCCACCTGCCGCGCCTTCTACGACGGTCGCTGCTACATCCCACGCAGTGCCGACCTACGAGAGGAACAGCTGAATTCGGGCAGCAGTGAAAATCGCACGTCTGAGACGCAGCTGGCCGAAGCGACGAGCGAGCTGTGGTCGCTTAAGGATTTCGGCCTCGAAAACTACGTGACTCTCGTGTGCCTGTCCTTCTCCATGTTCTGCCTCGCCCTAAAGATCTTCGTCTACTGCGCGTTCCGGGAGTCGCGTGGTTTCACGTCCAAGTGTACGCTTTGCCTCTCCCTAACGCTGCTCGTGACCCACGCCGTTTTCGTAGCCACGAACTTCGTGGATCTTTCGGCTGCCGCCTGCGTCGCAAGCGCCGTGCTTGTTCACTACGGCATTTTGTCAACGTTGTGTTGGACGTGCACGCTTTCCTTCGACGTCTACAGATGTCTCACCGTCCTCAAGGTCTCGTCCGACCGCGACAGTACTTTGGTCGCGTACGGCATCTTCTCTTGGGGCACGCCTCTGGCGATTGTCTCGGCAGCCATGGCCGTCGACGGGGCAGCCTCGGGAAGCCTCCTTTCGCCCAGTTACGGCAGTCCCACTTGCTGGATAGGCACGTTCTGGGGCCTGGTGCTCTACTTTCTGGCGCCCGCGTTCGTCCTACTGCTGTGTTGCCTGATCTTCTACTTCATGACGGCGTCCTACATTGGAACTGCATCTCTCGCGCTCAGCGCAGCCGAGGACACAAGGACCACGCGCGAACGCACCCACGCGACGTTATTTCTGCGACTCGCGCTTATCATGGGTTCCCCGTGGCCCGTCGCGTTTCTCGCTACCTTTGTACAGTCAAAAGCATTGGACACCGTGGTCAACGCGCTGGTGGGTTTGCAGGGAGTGTACTTGTTTTTGATCTTCCAGGACTACCGCCACTTTTGGCGTCGTTGA